One segment of Arvicanthis niloticus isolate mArvNil1 chromosome 5, mArvNil1.pat.X, whole genome shotgun sequence DNA contains the following:
- the Efhd2 gene encoding EF-hand domain-containing protein D2, with protein MATDELASKLSRRLQMEGEGGEATEQPGLNGAAAAAAEAPDETAQALGSADDELSAKLLRRADLNQGIGEPQSPSRRVFNPYTEFKEFSRKQIKDMEKMFKQYDAGRDGFIDLMELKLMMEKLGAPQTHLGLKSMIQEVDEDFDSKLSFREFLLIFRKAAAGELQEDSGLHVLARLSEIDVSTEGVKGAKSFFEAKVQAINVSSRFEEEIRAEQEERKKQAEEVKQRKAAFKELQSTFK; from the exons ATGGCCACGGAcgagctggccagcaagctgagcCGGAGGCTGCAGATGGAGGGAGAAGGCGGCGAGGCGACGGAGCAGCCGGGGCTCAacggggcggcggcggcggcggccgagGCTCCCGACGAGACTGCCCAGGCGTTGGGCAGCGCGGACGACGAGCTGAGCGCCAAGCTGCTGCGGCGCGCGGACCTCAACCAGGGCATCGGCGAGCCGCAGTCGCCCAGCCGCCGCGTCTTCAACCCCTACACCGAGTTCAAGGAGTTCTCCAGGAAGCAGATCAAAGACATGGAGAAGATGTTCAAGCA GTATGACGCCGGCAGGGACGGCTTCATCGACTTAATGGAGCTGAAACTCATGATGGAGAAACTGGGGGCCCCGCAGACGCACCTGGGCCTGAAGAGTATGATCCAGGAGGTGGATGAGGATTTTGATAGCAAACTCAGCTTCCGGGAG TTCCTTCTGATCTTCCGCAAGGCAGCAGCAGGGGAGTTGCAGGAAGACAGCGGCTTGCACGTCTTGGCCCGCCTTTCCGAGATTGATGTCTCCACAGAAGGTGTTAAGGGTGCCAAGAGCTTCTTCGAGGCCAAG GTGCAGGCCATCAACGTGTCCAGCCGCTTTGAGGAAGAGATTAGAGCTGAGCAAGAAGAACGGAAGAAGCAGGCTGAGGAGGTGAAGCAGCGGAAAGCGGCCTTTAAGGAGCTGCAGTCCACATTCAAGTAG